GAGACCCGCGCAGTTTGCGGGGCTCGCCGCCGTTGGACACGGTCGTTTCGTGTCCTACGGCGCCGCAGCCCGACCCCGGCGCAGCCGGGGGCACGCCCGTACCGGCAGTTGCTTGAATCGTCTGAAGTCCGACCCGATCCCGAATCCGGAGACGCGCATGTTGACGCGAGAGGACGTGGAAAGCTACCTGATCCGCACGGATCTGACGTACGAGGAGGTGGAGGAGGGGCTCTGGGTGGCCCCCATGGACGAGGACGACAACGGGGTCCGGCTGGCGATCAACCACTCGCCCCCGGTGCTCGTGTTCCGCGTCAAGGTCCTGGACGTGCCCGGGGACGAGGCCCTGTGCTCCAGGCTTTACCGCAAGCTCCTGGAGCTGAACGCGACCGACCTGGTGCACGCGGCCTACGCGCTGGAGGAGGACGACGTGATCCTCACCGAGACGCTTGAGCTGGAGAACCTGGACTTCAACGAGTTCCAGGCCACGGTGGACTCGTTCCAGGTGGCGCTGGCTACGCACCTGGACGTGCTCTCTCCCTTCCGCGACTGCTGACGGGTCCGCCCGCGGGCCTCAACCGAAGAGAACATGGGAATCTTCACCAAGCTCTCCACGCTGATCCGGTCGAACCTGAACGACCTGATCGCCCGGGCGGAAGACCCGGAAAAGATGCTCAACCAGGTCATCCTGGACATGCGCGAGCAGCTCACCAAGGCGAAGCAGGAAGTCGCCGTGGCGATCGCGGACGAGCGCCGGCTCAAGGCGCAGGTCGAGGAGGAGTTCAAGCACTCGCAGGAATGGGAGCGG
The nucleotide sequence above comes from Longimicrobiaceae bacterium. Encoded proteins:
- a CDS encoding YbjN domain-containing protein; the protein is MLTREDVESYLIRTDLTYEEVEEGLWVAPMDEDDNGVRLAINHSPPVLVFRVKVLDVPGDEALCSRLYRKLLELNATDLVHAAYALEEDDVILTETLELENLDFNEFQATVDSFQVALATHLDVLSPFRDC